Proteins encoded by one window of Esox lucius isolate fEsoLuc1 chromosome 4, fEsoLuc1.pri, whole genome shotgun sequence:
- the clint1a gene encoding clathrin interactor 1a isoform X1 has translation MMNMWKVRELVDKATNVVMNYSEVESKVREATNDDPWGPSGQQMGEISRCTFMYEQFPEVMNMLWTRMLRDNKKNWRRVYKSLLLLAHLIRNGSERVVTSAREHIYDLRSLESYHFVDDNGKDQGVNVRQKVKEMVDLIQDDDRLREERKKAKKNKDKYIGVSSDSMGGGFSRYSGERYDSGGSGMEGSRGKWDEDWKKDQGQFPFSEKLGEISDKIGSTIDDTINKFRKQGRDSSPDRFSDHEEERERPSRNGQSGRSEFKDEEETVTTKSVQIVQATETTATRKKGGVPSKKVDLGAAANYTGDRSPNTTSKQTPSPAVPKVSSSGLADLLMVDTGTSQPAAVIDLIGGFADFSSPAASVSLSTAPASTGNGDFGDWNAFPDGQVPVPFAQPVAPSNTDLFGSLSAGPAPSAGPAPASADLFDLMGPVQTQTLSASQSLNFNMTSTQCLGSTIPQSRSLPFQAMGGPLQPQQQQQQQQQQGMMGTQVSSGSAIPSTWSDSSVNISLDFLAPGVQPPKPAQPTLNTLQGSQPLSPVNMLSQGFAGMGLGPAPIRLPTTPMMHPGAMMGMTPTQGLMGMSMNMGTIPPTNMAMGMGIPGPMGMGVPVMSMGTGMVQQQQPKQGLDAFADFGNFMK, from the exons ATGATGAACATGTGGAAAGTCCGGGAGTTGGTTGATAAAGC AACCAATGTGGTGATGAACTATTCCGAGGTCGAGTCCAAGGTGAGGGAGGCCACAAACGATGACCCCTGGGGACCTTCGGGACAGCAGATGGGAGAGATCTCCAG ATGTACATTCATGTACGAACAGTTTCCAGAGGTGATGAACATGCTGTGGACCAGGATGCTCAGGGACAACAAGAAGAACTGGAGGAGGGTCTACAAG TCTCTGCTATTGCTGGCCCACCTCATCAGGAACGGTTCCGAGAGGGTTGTCACCAGCGCCAGGGAACACATCTATGACCTCCGATCTCTAGAGAGCTATCACTTTGTCG ACGACAACGGTAAGGACCAGGGAGTGAATGTGCGTCAGAAGGTGAAGGAGATGGTTGACCTGATCCAGGATGACGACAggctgagggaggagaggaagaaagccAAGAAGAACAAAGACAAATACATCGGCGTCTCCTCTGACAGCATGGGGGGCGGGTTCAGCAGATACT CAGGTGAGCGGTATGACTCTGGTGGCTCGGGTATGGAAGGCAGCAGGGGGAAGTGGGATGAGGACTGGAAGAAAGACCAAGGCCAGTTCCCCTTCAGTGAGAAGCTCGGGGAGATCAGCGACAAGATCGGCAGCACCATCGATGACACCATCAACAAGTTCAGGAAGCAGGGCAGAGACAGCTCACCGGACAGATTCAG TGACCACGAGGAGGAGCGAGAACGCCCGTCACGGAATGGCCAGTCTGGGAGATCAGAGTTCAAAGATGAGGAGGAAACCGTGACGACCAAGAGTGTCCAAATCGTCCAGGCAACAGAAACCACGGCAACCAGGAAGAAAGGCGGGGTTCCATCCAAAAAGGTTGACCTCGGAGCCGCGGCCAACTACACGGGAGACAGGAGCCCCAACACCACCTCcaagcag ACTCCGTCCCCAGCAGTACCCAAGGTCTCCAGTAGTGGTCTGGCTGACCTGTTGATGGTGGATACTGGGACCAGCCAGCCTGCAGCAGTCATag ACCTCATAGGGGGCTTTGCTGACTTCTCCTCTCCTGCTGCCTCTGTCAGCCTCTCCACGGCACCTG CCTCCACTGGGAACGGTGACTTTGGGGACTGGAATGCTTTTCCCGACGGCCAGGTCCCTGTTCCCTTCGCCCAGCCCGTGGCCCCCAGCAACACGGACCTGTTTGGGTCACTGTCTGCTGGCCCCGCCCCTTCCGCTGGCCCGGCTCCTGCCTCTGCTGACCTGTTTGATCTGATGGGTCCGGTCCAGACCCAgactctctctgcctcccagagCCTCAACTTTAACATGACCAGCACACAGTGTCTCGGCTCCACCATTCCACAGTCCAGATCACTG CCCTTCCAGGCGATGGGCGGTCCATTGCAGCcccagcagcaacagcagcagcagcagcagcaaggCATGATGGGTACCCAGGTGTCCTCGGGGTCAGCAATCCCCTCCACCTGGTCCGACTCCTCGGTCAACATCAGTCTGGACTTTCTGGCCCCCGGCGTGCAGCCGCCCAAACCGGCCCAGCCCACGCTCAATACACTCCAAG GAAGCCAGCCCCTCTCGCCCGTCAACATGCTGTCCCAGGGATTCGCTGGCATGGGCCTTGGCCCCGCCCCCATCAGGCTGCCTACAACTCCCATGATGCACCCCGGTGCTATGATGGGCATGACCCCCACCCAAGGGCTGATGGGAATGAGTATGAACATGGGCACCATACCTCCGACTAACATGGCCATGGGAATGGGAATACCGGGTCCTATGGGCATGGGGGTGCCGGTCATGTCAATGGGCACTGGCATGGTACAGCAGCAACAGCCCAAGCAAGGATTGGACGCCTTTGCAGATTTCGGCAACTTCATGAAGTGA
- the clint1a gene encoding clathrin interactor 1a isoform X2 encodes MMNMWKVRELVDKATNVVMNYSEVESKVREATNDDPWGPSGQQMGEISRCTFMYEQFPEVMNMLWTRMLRDNKKNWRRVYKSLLLLAHLIRNGSERVVTSAREHIYDLRSLESYHFVDDNGKDQGVNVRQKVKEMVDLIQDDDRLREERKKAKKNKDKYIGVSSDSMGGGFSRYCERYDSGGSGMEGSRGKWDEDWKKDQGQFPFSEKLGEISDKIGSTIDDTINKFRKQGRDSSPDRFSDHEEERERPSRNGQSGRSEFKDEEETVTTKSVQIVQATETTATRKKGGVPSKKVDLGAAANYTGDRSPNTTSKQTPSPAVPKVSSSGLADLLMVDTGTSQPAAVIDLIGGFADFSSPAASVSLSTAPASTGNGDFGDWNAFPDGQVPVPFAQPVAPSNTDLFGSLSAGPAPSAGPAPASADLFDLMGPVQTQTLSASQSLNFNMTSTQCLGSTIPQSRSLPFQAMGGPLQPQQQQQQQQQQGMMGTQVSSGSAIPSTWSDSSVNISLDFLAPGVQPPKPAQPTLNTLQGSQPLSPVNMLSQGFAGMGLGPAPIRLPTTPMMHPGAMMGMTPTQGLMGMSMNMGTIPPTNMAMGMGIPGPMGMGVPVMSMGTGMVQQQQPKQGLDAFADFGNFMK; translated from the exons ATGATGAACATGTGGAAAGTCCGGGAGTTGGTTGATAAAGC AACCAATGTGGTGATGAACTATTCCGAGGTCGAGTCCAAGGTGAGGGAGGCCACAAACGATGACCCCTGGGGACCTTCGGGACAGCAGATGGGAGAGATCTCCAG ATGTACATTCATGTACGAACAGTTTCCAGAGGTGATGAACATGCTGTGGACCAGGATGCTCAGGGACAACAAGAAGAACTGGAGGAGGGTCTACAAG TCTCTGCTATTGCTGGCCCACCTCATCAGGAACGGTTCCGAGAGGGTTGTCACCAGCGCCAGGGAACACATCTATGACCTCCGATCTCTAGAGAGCTATCACTTTGTCG ACGACAACGGTAAGGACCAGGGAGTGAATGTGCGTCAGAAGGTGAAGGAGATGGTTGACCTGATCCAGGATGACGACAggctgagggaggagaggaagaaagccAAGAAGAACAAAGACAAATACATCGGCGTCTCCTCTGACAGCATGGGGGGCGGGTTCAGCAGATACT GTGAGCGGTATGACTCTGGTGGCTCGGGTATGGAAGGCAGCAGGGGGAAGTGGGATGAGGACTGGAAGAAAGACCAAGGCCAGTTCCCCTTCAGTGAGAAGCTCGGGGAGATCAGCGACAAGATCGGCAGCACCATCGATGACACCATCAACAAGTTCAGGAAGCAGGGCAGAGACAGCTCACCGGACAGATTCAG TGACCACGAGGAGGAGCGAGAACGCCCGTCACGGAATGGCCAGTCTGGGAGATCAGAGTTCAAAGATGAGGAGGAAACCGTGACGACCAAGAGTGTCCAAATCGTCCAGGCAACAGAAACCACGGCAACCAGGAAGAAAGGCGGGGTTCCATCCAAAAAGGTTGACCTCGGAGCCGCGGCCAACTACACGGGAGACAGGAGCCCCAACACCACCTCcaagcag ACTCCGTCCCCAGCAGTACCCAAGGTCTCCAGTAGTGGTCTGGCTGACCTGTTGATGGTGGATACTGGGACCAGCCAGCCTGCAGCAGTCATag ACCTCATAGGGGGCTTTGCTGACTTCTCCTCTCCTGCTGCCTCTGTCAGCCTCTCCACGGCACCTG CCTCCACTGGGAACGGTGACTTTGGGGACTGGAATGCTTTTCCCGACGGCCAGGTCCCTGTTCCCTTCGCCCAGCCCGTGGCCCCCAGCAACACGGACCTGTTTGGGTCACTGTCTGCTGGCCCCGCCCCTTCCGCTGGCCCGGCTCCTGCCTCTGCTGACCTGTTTGATCTGATGGGTCCGGTCCAGACCCAgactctctctgcctcccagagCCTCAACTTTAACATGACCAGCACACAGTGTCTCGGCTCCACCATTCCACAGTCCAGATCACTG CCCTTCCAGGCGATGGGCGGTCCATTGCAGCcccagcagcaacagcagcagcagcagcagcaaggCATGATGGGTACCCAGGTGTCCTCGGGGTCAGCAATCCCCTCCACCTGGTCCGACTCCTCGGTCAACATCAGTCTGGACTTTCTGGCCCCCGGCGTGCAGCCGCCCAAACCGGCCCAGCCCACGCTCAATACACTCCAAG GAAGCCAGCCCCTCTCGCCCGTCAACATGCTGTCCCAGGGATTCGCTGGCATGGGCCTTGGCCCCGCCCCCATCAGGCTGCCTACAACTCCCATGATGCACCCCGGTGCTATGATGGGCATGACCCCCACCCAAGGGCTGATGGGAATGAGTATGAACATGGGCACCATACCTCCGACTAACATGGCCATGGGAATGGGAATACCGGGTCCTATGGGCATGGGGGTGCCGGTCATGTCAATGGGCACTGGCATGGTACAGCAGCAACAGCCCAAGCAAGGATTGGACGCCTTTGCAGATTTCGGCAACTTCATGAAGTGA
- the clint1a gene encoding clathrin interactor 1a isoform X3, producing MMNMWKVRELVDKATNVVMNYSEVESKVREATNDDPWGPSGQQMGEISRCTFMYEQFPEVMNMLWTRMLRDNKKNWRRVYKSLLLLAHLIRNGSERVVTSAREHIYDLRSLESYHFVDDNGKDQGVNVRQKVKEMVDLIQDDDRLREERKKAKKNKDKYIGVSSDSMGGGFSRYSGERYDSGGSGMEGSRGKWDEDWKKDQGQFPFSEKLGEISDKIGSTIDDTINKFRKQGRDSSPDRFSDHEEERERPSRNGQSGRSEFKDEEETVTTKSVQIVQATETTATRKKGGVPSKKVDLGAAANYTGDRSPNTTSKQTPSPAVPKVSSSGLADLLMVDTGTSQPAAVIASTGNGDFGDWNAFPDGQVPVPFAQPVAPSNTDLFGSLSAGPAPSAGPAPASADLFDLMGPVQTQTLSASQSLNFNMTSTQCLGSTIPQSRSLPFQAMGGPLQPQQQQQQQQQQGMMGTQVSSGSAIPSTWSDSSVNISLDFLAPGVQPPKPAQPTLNTLQGSQPLSPVNMLSQGFAGMGLGPAPIRLPTTPMMHPGAMMGMTPTQGLMGMSMNMGTIPPTNMAMGMGIPGPMGMGVPVMSMGTGMVQQQQPKQGLDAFADFGNFMK from the exons ATGATGAACATGTGGAAAGTCCGGGAGTTGGTTGATAAAGC AACCAATGTGGTGATGAACTATTCCGAGGTCGAGTCCAAGGTGAGGGAGGCCACAAACGATGACCCCTGGGGACCTTCGGGACAGCAGATGGGAGAGATCTCCAG ATGTACATTCATGTACGAACAGTTTCCAGAGGTGATGAACATGCTGTGGACCAGGATGCTCAGGGACAACAAGAAGAACTGGAGGAGGGTCTACAAG TCTCTGCTATTGCTGGCCCACCTCATCAGGAACGGTTCCGAGAGGGTTGTCACCAGCGCCAGGGAACACATCTATGACCTCCGATCTCTAGAGAGCTATCACTTTGTCG ACGACAACGGTAAGGACCAGGGAGTGAATGTGCGTCAGAAGGTGAAGGAGATGGTTGACCTGATCCAGGATGACGACAggctgagggaggagaggaagaaagccAAGAAGAACAAAGACAAATACATCGGCGTCTCCTCTGACAGCATGGGGGGCGGGTTCAGCAGATACT CAGGTGAGCGGTATGACTCTGGTGGCTCGGGTATGGAAGGCAGCAGGGGGAAGTGGGATGAGGACTGGAAGAAAGACCAAGGCCAGTTCCCCTTCAGTGAGAAGCTCGGGGAGATCAGCGACAAGATCGGCAGCACCATCGATGACACCATCAACAAGTTCAGGAAGCAGGGCAGAGACAGCTCACCGGACAGATTCAG TGACCACGAGGAGGAGCGAGAACGCCCGTCACGGAATGGCCAGTCTGGGAGATCAGAGTTCAAAGATGAGGAGGAAACCGTGACGACCAAGAGTGTCCAAATCGTCCAGGCAACAGAAACCACGGCAACCAGGAAGAAAGGCGGGGTTCCATCCAAAAAGGTTGACCTCGGAGCCGCGGCCAACTACACGGGAGACAGGAGCCCCAACACCACCTCcaagcag ACTCCGTCCCCAGCAGTACCCAAGGTCTCCAGTAGTGGTCTGGCTGACCTGTTGATGGTGGATACTGGGACCAGCCAGCCTGCAGCAGTCATag CCTCCACTGGGAACGGTGACTTTGGGGACTGGAATGCTTTTCCCGACGGCCAGGTCCCTGTTCCCTTCGCCCAGCCCGTGGCCCCCAGCAACACGGACCTGTTTGGGTCACTGTCTGCTGGCCCCGCCCCTTCCGCTGGCCCGGCTCCTGCCTCTGCTGACCTGTTTGATCTGATGGGTCCGGTCCAGACCCAgactctctctgcctcccagagCCTCAACTTTAACATGACCAGCACACAGTGTCTCGGCTCCACCATTCCACAGTCCAGATCACTG CCCTTCCAGGCGATGGGCGGTCCATTGCAGCcccagcagcaacagcagcagcagcagcagcaaggCATGATGGGTACCCAGGTGTCCTCGGGGTCAGCAATCCCCTCCACCTGGTCCGACTCCTCGGTCAACATCAGTCTGGACTTTCTGGCCCCCGGCGTGCAGCCGCCCAAACCGGCCCAGCCCACGCTCAATACACTCCAAG GAAGCCAGCCCCTCTCGCCCGTCAACATGCTGTCCCAGGGATTCGCTGGCATGGGCCTTGGCCCCGCCCCCATCAGGCTGCCTACAACTCCCATGATGCACCCCGGTGCTATGATGGGCATGACCCCCACCCAAGGGCTGATGGGAATGAGTATGAACATGGGCACCATACCTCCGACTAACATGGCCATGGGAATGGGAATACCGGGTCCTATGGGCATGGGGGTGCCGGTCATGTCAATGGGCACTGGCATGGTACAGCAGCAACAGCCCAAGCAAGGATTGGACGCCTTTGCAGATTTCGGCAACTTCATGAAGTGA
- the lsm11 gene encoding U7 snRNA-associated Sm-like protein LSm11 has protein sequence MCLSAVVSNMEESERRQKQTCSESESKNLEASSASAPYASENKAEIEEDDDIDAKLDVTSDKFDPLLVLYAPTVPLPYPNIKCFNNIAEYESFLKGGRGRAKPENVEKKQRKAMKGVADPERIERLKKLMVNNPTEGEDGDEGTSGNAKRRGRMQRATKNVLTRMPLHTGSPLGELHRCVEERIRVKVHIRTFKGLRGVCSGFVVAFDKFWNMAMVDVDETYRDPLLGEALYHEKALTVTRLLDKLKLQESARLREYETKRIQRVKRKSEMLPPLPDTQTSQTLTRDRRREDPNIRGPRRRGALKAVDPRMARATPGPPVGDDPGAPVEIGTQSQMKAQDLEVKGQRKDSQQNEGSQHYGKVHTRHVNQLFIRGENVLLVNLQPL, from the exons TGGAGGAAAGCGAaagaagacaaaaacaaacatgttccgAATCAGAGAGCAAGAATTTAGAAGCTTCAAGTGCAAGTGCCCCATATGCTTCTGAAAATAAGGCAGAAATAGAAGAGGACGATGATATTGATGCAAAGTTGGATGTTACATCCGATAAGTTTGATCCACTACTGGTGCTCTACGCTCCCACAGTGCCACTTCCATACCccaatattaaatgttttaacaacatAGCCGAGTATGAGAGCTTTCTGAAGGGGGGACGGGGCCGAGCCAAGCCAGAGAATGTGGAAAAGAAGCAGAGAAAAGCCATGAAAGGTGTAGCAGATccagagaggatagagagactTAAAAAGCTGATGGTGAACAATccgacagagggagaggatggagaTGAGGGAACCAGCGGCAATGCAAAGCGTCGCGGTAGAATGCAGAGAGCAACTAAGAATGTCCTGACCAGGATGCCAC TCCATACAGGAAGTCCTCTGGGGGAGCTGCACCGCTGTGTAGAGGAGAGGATCCGGGTTAAAGTTCACATCAGAACCTTCAAAGGGCTCAGAGGAGTGTGTTCTGGATTTGTAGTGGCATTCGACAAGTTCTGGAACATG GCAATGGTAGATGTGGATGAGACATACAGGGATCCTTTGCTGGGTGAAGCTCTCTACCACGAAAAGGCCCTGACTGTCACTCGG CTCTTAGACAAGCTGAAACTCCAGGAGAGCGCCCGGCTGAGGGAGTACGAGACCAAGAGGATACAGAGAGTGAAGAGGAAAAGTGAAATGCTCCCTCCGCTGCCTGACACCCAGACGTCACAAACCCTAACCAGAGACCGAAGGCGAGAGGACCCTAACATACGAGGCCCAAGGAGGAGGGGGGCCCTAAAGGCAGTGGACCCACGAATGGCGAGGGCTACACCGGGTCCCCCAGTGGGTGATGACCCTGGAGCCCCGGTGGAAATTGGTACACAGTCGCAAATGAAAGCCCAGGATTTAGAGGTTAAAGGTCAGAGAAAAGATTCCCAGCAGAACGAAGGGTCCCAGCATTACGGGAAGGTTCACACACGGCATGTCAACCAGCTCTTCATACGTGGTGAGAATGTGCTTCTGGTCAACCTACAGCCCCTCTGA